A single genomic interval of Methylophilales bacterium MBRSF5 harbors:
- a CDS encoding phosphate ABC transporter permease: MAISKKNDDKDLNLIRQLIKKHKKNDQIFAGIGMFIIVSLAITLLVLFLDLVIDGYPKINLDFFSNFPSRKPEGAGILSAWVGSALVLIVTFFVAVPMGVAAGIYLEEYAKKGWFADLIEINVANLAGVPSIIYGLLALGLFVYEFGLGTSVLTAGLTLSLLMLPIVIVSTREAIRAIPVHIREAAFAVGATKWQVTLHHVLQYAMGGVLTGIIIGMARAIGETAPVITIGALTFIAFLPPSPVTDVAPFFNFAWLEAGFTVLPIQMFNWISRPEHAFHINAAATGAVIIVLTLLMNGLAIKLRYNIRKKIKW; encoded by the coding sequence ATGGCTATCTCGAAAAAAAATGATGACAAAGACCTAAACTTAATCAGACAACTGATTAAGAAGCATAAAAAAAATGATCAGATTTTCGCTGGCATTGGAATGTTTATAATTGTCTCTTTAGCAATCACTTTACTTGTTCTCTTTCTTGATCTTGTCATCGATGGGTATCCAAAAATAAATTTGGATTTCTTTTCCAATTTTCCATCCAGAAAACCCGAAGGAGCTGGTATCTTGTCTGCCTGGGTTGGCTCTGCTCTGGTACTAATTGTGACATTCTTTGTAGCTGTTCCAATGGGTGTAGCAGCTGGAATTTATTTGGAGGAATACGCTAAAAAAGGATGGTTTGCCGACCTCATTGAAATTAATGTTGCCAATCTTGCGGGCGTGCCATCTATTATTTATGGCCTGTTAGCACTCGGTTTATTTGTCTACGAGTTTGGTCTTGGCACCAGTGTATTAACTGCTGGTCTGACCCTCTCATTACTAATGCTTCCCATAGTCATAGTTTCAACTCGTGAAGCTATTCGTGCAATACCTGTTCATATCAGAGAGGCTGCTTTTGCAGTAGGTGCAACCAAATGGCAGGTTACTCTTCATCATGTGCTTCAATATGCCATGGGTGGAGTATTAACAGGAATTATTATTGGTATGGCAAGAGCCATTGGCGAGACAGCTCCTGTGATCACAATCGGTGCGTTAACTTTTATCGCATTTTTACCCCCATCTCCTGTGACTGATGTCGCACCATTTTTTAATTTCGCATGGCTTGAGGCAGGTTTTACTGTTTTACCAATCCAAATGTTTAACTGGATTTCAAGACCAGAACATGCGTTTCATATCAATGCTGCCGCTACAGGAGCGGTCATCATTGTGCTCACATTATTAATGAATGGTTTAGCGATTAAGTTGCGCTATAACATCCGAAAAAAAATTAAATGGTAG